A genomic segment from Nicotiana sylvestris chromosome 1, ASM39365v2, whole genome shotgun sequence encodes:
- the LOC138872529 gene encoding uncharacterized protein: MDETEMVSVFLQAQEADYYQNMMSALVKPFAEAIKIGEMVENGLKTGRILSQSAIRATSQAIQGGSGGGANRKKKEEATMATSSVRKPLPSRFHFSERAPQHYYPHQDAAYAMNIQPYTVMNAQPYIRPQQQFHQKRAQFPRNQPPHQAQYNPRPPQNNLPYNARAREPPRKMDFTPIAIIAIADIEKKPKTYAKQEKGDKKSKTPPQNTEKAMETKTEVVPSKDVIIYVPRGSKKGQVTLSPPRRFELNKGSKMYVPKGTYAERGPIISPRLNEPMIIGRASQRPMTDPTTVPWNYNKAVVTYKGKEILGGVNEANPTEKYFNLEELSDSRKRHFPPKKPVSAEEAEEFFRKMKTADYEIIDQLRKSPAQASLLSLLMNSTEHQKVLIKTLNEAYVPIETTVEQLERMAERFFMINQISFSKNDLPPEGAAHNKALHLTVKCEGYYVKRVMLDGGSGVDICPLSTLQRMEIEIGRINLIAYVFVPLTASKGTP, translated from the exons ATGGATGAAACTGAAATGGTCAGTGTtttccttcaagcccaagaggctgattattatcaaaacatgatgtctgcattgGTAAAGCCGTTTGctgaagccatcaaaatcggtgaaatggtggagaatgggttaaaaacagggcgaatcttgagtcagtctgctataagggccacctcccaagcaatccaaggcgggtctggaggaggagcaaaccgaaagaagaaggaagaagcaacAATGGCAACTTCGAGTGTAAGGAAACCCCTTCCGTCTAGATTTCATTTCTCTGAAAGAGccccgcaacactactacccccatcaagatgcggcctatgctatgaacattcagccctacacagtaatgaatgcacaaccatatattaggccacaacaacaattccACCAAAAGCGAGCTCAATTTccaagaaatcaacctcctcaccaagctcagtataatccccgacctccacaaaataatctcCCCTACAACGCCCGCGCTCGAGAGCCGCCTAGGAAAATGGacttcacacctattg ccatcattgcaatcgccgacattgagaaaaagcccaagacgtatgcaaagcaagaaaaggggGACAAGAAGAGTAAAACCCcccctcaaaacacagaaaaagCAATGGAAACCAAAACTGAGGTAGTGCCCTCAAAAGATGTCATCATTTATGTTCCCCGAGGTTCGAAGAAAGGACAAGTaacattgagccctccaagaaggtttgaactgaacaaaggatctaaaatgtacgtgcccaaagggacctatgcggaacgggggccaataatttcacCGAGGCTGAATGAGCCCATGATTATTGGACGCGCGTcgcagaggcccatgacagatcctactaccgtcccatggaattataacaaggcggtagtaacctacaaaggaaaagaaatcctggGAGGAGTAAATGAAGCTAACCCAACTGAGAAATACTTCAACCTGGAGGAGTTGAGTGATTCTAGAAAGAGGCATTTTCCACCCAAAAAACCCGTTAGTGCcgaggaagcggaagagtttttcaggaaaatgaaaactgcggactacgagataattgaccaactccgaaagtctcCCGCTCAAGCCTCGTTGTTGTCTCTACTGATGAattcaactgagcatcagaaagtgttgatcaaGACCCTCAACGAAGCTTACGTCCCAATTGAAACTACCGTGGAACAGCTAGAGAGGATGGCGGAAAGATTCTTCATGATCAATCAGATTTCCTTTAGCAAAAATGATCtgcccccggaaggggccgcCCACAACAAAGCCCTCCACCTAACGGTtaaatgtgaagggtactatgtgaagagggtcatgctggACGGCGGGTCCGGAGTAGATATCTGTCCCCTTTCGactctgcaaagaatggagatcgaGATAGGAAGAATCAACCTAATAGCGTATGTGTTCGTGCCTTTGACGGCATCAAAAGGGACACCCTag